Proteins encoded together in one Coregonus clupeaformis isolate EN_2021a chromosome 30, ASM2061545v1, whole genome shotgun sequence window:
- the LOC121546782 gene encoding transcription factor HES-2-like, giving the protein MTPRITPETTQLFPSRSTVAQRKEANELRKTLKPLLEKKRRARINDSLGHLKTLILPLVGKDNAPYSKLEKANILEMTVRFLRDLPSSPVKSSSDSYKEGYKACLHRVTALIPKTNLDKDACQRVNDFIQQSMSASVDPACQNCCAQSSRAFPQIQQRLLSLKANVGSRIESHTNSLPNRPQPVPQAVNANMWRPW; this is encoded by the exons ATGACTCCAAGAATCACTCCTGAGACTACCCAGCTTTTCCCCTCAAGGTCCACCGTGGCCCAGAGGAAAGAAGCGAACGAACTGAGAAAG ACTCTAAAGCCTTTGTTAGAAAAGAAAAGGCGCGCACGTATCAACGACAGCCTCGGTCACTTGAAGACTCTCATCCTCCCTCTGGTCGGCAAAGACAACGCTCCATACTCAAAGCTTGAGAAAGCCAATATTCTGGAGATGACCGTCCGATTCCTCAGAGATCTCCCTTCATCCCCAGTCAAAA GTTCATCAGACAGCTACAAAGAAGGGTACAAAGCCTGCCTGCATCGCGTCACCGCTCTGATCCCCAAAACGAACCTGGACAAGGACGCGTGCCAGCGGGTGAACGACTTCATCCAACAGTCCATGTCTGCGTCCGTCGACCCAGCTTGTCAGAACTGTTGCGCCCAGAGCTCCAGGGCTTTCCCCCAGATTCAGCAGAGACTCCTGAGCCTCAAAGCCAACGTTGGCTCCAGAATCGAGAGCCACACGAACTCGCTTCCCAACCGGCCCCAGCCAGTGCCACAAGCTGTCAATGCTAACATGTGGAGACCCTGGTAG